ATATATGACAAGATTTCTGCTCACAAGAAACGAGGTGTTAAAATCTGTAGCGGAAAATAAAAATAATTGACAGAAAGAAATCTCTCTTTGTATTTTAATCCTGAAGCTGACGTTTATATAATTGTAACGCATTTTCAATACCATAATATAATGCATCACTTATCAATGCATGTCCGATAGACACTTCGGCGAGTTGGGGAATATTTTGTTTGAAATATTTTAGATTGATAAGGCTCAGATCATGACCGGCATTTATTCCTAAACCTAATTTATGTGCGAGTTCTGCTGCAGAAATATAATCGGATATTGCTTTGTGTTTATCTGAAATATATTCCTCCGCATATGGTCCGGTATAAAACTCTATTCGATCGGTTCCGCTTGATGCTGCAGCTTCCACCTGAGGTAATTCCGGATTTAAAAAAAGAGAAACGCGCACTCCATAGGATCTTATCGTAGCAATAATTTCTTTTAATTCATGCATATTATTAATAACATCCCAACCGGTATTGGAAGTAATTACATGAGGAGGATCGGGAACAAGCGTTGCCTGAGCAGGTTTTATGTTTTTTATCATCTCCATAAAACGGGCATCGGGATATCCCTCAATATTAAATTCGGTAGTAACTACTTTTTTAAGATCATAAACATCCTGCAAAGTAATATGTCGTTCATCTGGTCTTGGATGCACGGTAATTCCATCAGCACCAAATCGTTCGCAGTCGATAGCAAATTGCACTACGTTGGGAATGGTGCCGCCACGGGCATTGCGAAGGGTAGCTATTTTGTTTATGTTGATGGATAATTTTGTCAAGAATAGTATTTATACAGTATTTAGTATATAGTATTTAGTATATAGATAGTCTCCAAGATGCTTTTCGAAATAATGGGAAGTTATGGGTTTAAAAATAGTAGCTAGTAGTAAGAAGTGGACCCCTCTAACTACTAACTACTATATACTACCGTCTCTTTAATAGCGGTAGTATTCAGGTTTATAAGGGCCGTTTTTGTCGACGCCGATATAATCTGCTTGTTTATCATTTAATACTTCAAGTTGTACGTTTAATTTTTTCAAATGCAAACGAGCAACTTTTTCGTCGAGATGTTTAGGCAAGGTGTAAACTTTATTTTCATATTTATTGCCATGCACCCACAATTCAATTTGAGCTAAGGTTTGATTTGAAAAAGAATTCGACATAACGAAAGATGGATGACCCATTGCACAACCTAAATTCACTAATCTTCCTTCTGCCAATAAAATAATGTCCTTTCCATCGATAGTATATTTATCAACCTGAGGTTTTATTTCTTCTTTGGAATCCATGTAATTGGTATTCAACCATGCAACATCAATTTCATCATCAAAGTGACCGATATTACAAACGATGGCATTGTGTTTCATCAATTTAAAATGATGTCCTAAAATGATATCACAATTTCCTGTTGCAGTAACGATGATATCAGCTTCTTTCACTGCATCCTCCATTCTTTTCACAGCAAATCCGTCCATTGCAGCCTGTAGGGCACAAATTGGATCAATTTCCGTAATAATAACACGGGCACCTGCTCCTTGTAACGATTGTGCGGAGCCTTTTCCAACATCGCCATATCCTGCAACAACGGCAACTTTTCCTGCCATCATAACATCTGTAGCTCTGCGAATTGCATCCACCAACGATTCCTTACATCCGTATTTATTGTCAAATTTCGACTTTGTAACCGAATCGTTTACATTTATCGCAGGCACGGGTAAAGTTCCTTTTTCCATACGACCATAAAGACGATGAACACCTGTTGTGGTTTCTTCCGAAATTCCTTTCAGATGTTTAACCATTTCCGGATATTTATCCAAAACAAGGTTGGTAAGATCGCCACCATCGTCAAGGATCATGTTTAAGGGCTCATTGTTTTCGCCAAAAAACAGGGTTTGTTCAATACACCAGTCATATTCTTCCAATGTTTCCCCTTTCCAGGCATAAACAGGAATTCCAACAGCGGCAATAGCAGCTGCAGCATGATCTTGTGTGGAGAAAATATTACAAGAACTCCATTGCACCTCGGCCCCCAATTCTATAAGGGTTTCGATAAGAACAGCGGTTTGGATGGTCATATGCAAACACCCTGCGATACGAGCGCCTTTGAGAGGTTTGGATGGGCCATACTCCTCACGAATAGCCATAAGACCGGGCATTTCAACCTCAGCCAATTTAATTTCTTTACGTCCCCAGGCTGCAAGAGTTATGTCTTTTACCTTGTAAGGGAGTTTTTTGTCAGTCATTACTTCCATTGATTATGTATTTTAGT
The genomic region above belongs to Bacteroidota bacterium and contains:
- a CDS encoding pyridoxine 5'-phosphate synthase, with protein sequence MTKLSININKIATLRNARGGTIPNVVQFAIDCERFGADGITVHPRPDERHITLQDVYDLKKVVTTEFNIEGYPDARFMEMIKNIKPAQATLVPDPPHVITSNTGWDVINNMHELKEIIATIRSYGVRVSLFLNPELPQVEAAASSGTDRIEFYTGPYAEEYISDKHKAISDYISAAELAHKLGLGINAGHDLSLINLKYFKQNIPQLAEVSIGHALISDALYYGIENALQLYKRQLQD
- a CDS encoding adenosylhomocysteinase: MTDKKLPYKVKDITLAAWGRKEIKLAEVEMPGLMAIREEYGPSKPLKGARIAGCLHMTIQTAVLIETLIELGAEVQWSSCNIFSTQDHAAAAIAAVGIPVYAWKGETLEEYDWCIEQTLFFGENNEPLNMILDDGGDLTNLVLDKYPEMVKHLKGISEETTTGVHRLYGRMEKGTLPVPAINVNDSVTKSKFDNKYGCKESLVDAIRRATDVMMAGKVAVVAGYGDVGKGSAQSLQGAGARVIITEIDPICALQAAMDGFAVKRMEDAVKEADIIVTATGNCDIILGHHFKLMKHNAIVCNIGHFDDEIDVAWLNTNYMDSKEEIKPQVDKYTIDGKDIILLAEGRLVNLGCAMGHPSFVMSNSFSNQTLAQIELWVHGNKYENKVYTLPKHLDEKVARLHLKKLNVQLEVLNDKQADYIGVDKNGPYKPEYYRY